The following coding sequences are from one Panicum hallii strain FIL2 chromosome 5, PHallii_v3.1, whole genome shotgun sequence window:
- the LOC112895896 gene encoding BTB/POZ domain and ankyrin repeat-containing protein NPR1 yields the protein MEPMDSQVTALALSDSDSFSVDGADAADADLQALRRLSDNLAAAFRSPDDFAFLADARIAVPGAPDIRVHRCVLCARSPFLRDLFARRAAGAGEGKDKDKVELRELLGEEVQVGYEALQLVLEYLYSGRVGALPKAACLCVDEGGCSHVGCRPSVAFMSQVLFAASTFEVAELTSLFQRRLLDVLDRVEVDNLPLILSVANLCSISCVKLLERCLEIVVRSNLDMITLEKALPPDVVKQIVDARLSLGLVSPGDKGFPNIHVRRVHRALDSDDVELVRMLLKEGKTNLDDAYALHYAVEHCDSKITTELLDLALADVNHRNPRGYTVLHIAAMRMEPKIIVSLLTKGARPSDLTSDNRKAVQISKRLTKHGDYFGPTEDGKPSPKDRLCIEILEQAERRDPQLGEASVSLAIAGDCLRGKLLYLENRVALARILFPMEAKVAMDIAQVDGTMEFNLGSSGNLPTGIQRTTVDLNDTPFIMKEEHLTRMRALSKTVELGKRFFPRCSKELDQIMDDETELASLGGETSTEKKRRFHDLQDVLQKAFSEDKEENDRSARSSSSSSTTSMGAVRPRR from the exons ATGGAGCCCATGGACAGCCAGGTCACCGCTCTCGCGCTCTCCGACTCCGACAGCTTCTCCGTCGACGGCGCCGACGCGGCGGACGCCGACCTGCAggcgctccgccgcctctccGACAACCTCGCCGCCGCGTTCCGCTCCCCCGACGACTTCGCCTTCCTCGCCGACGCGCGCATCGCGGTTCCCGGCGCGCCTGACATCCGCGTGCACCGCTGCGTGCTCTGCGCGCGCAGCCCCTTCCTGCGCGACCTcttcgcgcgccgcgccgcgggcGCCGGCGAGGGGAAGGACAAGGACAAGGTCGAGCTCCGGGAGCTGCTCGGCGAGGAGGTGCAGGTCGGCTACGAGGCGCTGCAGCTGGTGCTCGAGTACCTCTACAGCGGCCGCGTCGGCGCCCTGCCCAAGGCGGCGTGCCTCTGCGTCGACGAGGGCGGCTGCTCGCACGTCGGCTGCCGCCCCTCCGTCGCCTTCATGTCGCAGGTCCTCTTCGCCGCCTCCACCTTCGAGGTCGCCGAGCTCACCAGCCTCTTCCAG CGGCGGCTCCTTGATGTCCTTGACAGGGTTGAAGTCGACAACCTCCCATTGATCTTATCTGTTGCAAACTTATGCAGCATATCTTGTGTGAAACTGCTCGAGAGATGCCTTGAGATAGTAGTTCGGTCAAATCTTGATATGATTACTCTTGAGAAGGCTTTACCTCCAGATGTTGTCAAACAAATTGTTGATGCAAGGCTCAGTCTTGGATTAGTTTCCCCTGGAGACAAGGGCTTCCCTAACATACATGTAAGAAGAGTACACAGAGCGCTGGATTCTGATGATGTGGAGCTAGTCAGGATGCTACTCAAGGAAGGGAAAACTAATCTTGATGACGCATACGCATTGCACTATGCTGTCGAACATTGTGACTCAAAGATCACAAcagagcttctggatctcgcacTTGCAGATGTTAATCATAGGAACCCGAGAGGTTATACAGTTCTTCATATTGCTGCTATGAGAATGGAGCCTAAAATAATTGTCTCTCTTTTGACCAAGGGAGCTCGGCCATCAGACCTCACATCTGATAATAGAAAAGCAGTACAGATCTCTAAGCGGCTTACAAAGCATGGGGATTATTTTGGGCCTACTGAGGATGGAAAACCTTCTCCAAAAGATAGATTATGTATTGAAATACTAGAGCAAGCTGAAAGAAGGGATCCACAACTTGGAGAAGCATCGGTTTCTCTTGCAATAGCAGGAGACTGTCTGCGTGGAAAATTGCTGTACCTTGAAAATCGAG TTGCTTTAGCGAGGATATTGTTTCCCATGGAGGCAAAGGTAGCAATGGACATTGCTCAAGTTGATGGAACCATGGAATTTAACCTTGGTTCTAGTGGTAACCTGCCTACTGGGATACAGCGGACAACTGTTGATCTAAATGACACTCCTTTCATAATGAAGGAAGAACACTTGACTCGGATGAGGGCCCTCTCCAAAACAG TGGAACTTGGGAAGCGCTTCTTCCCGCGGTGTTCAAAAGAACTCGACCAGATCATGGACGATGAAACAGAACTGGCTTCCCTTGGGGGAGAGACATCCACAGAGAAGAAGAGGAGGTTCCATGACCTGCAGGACGTGCTCCAGAAGGCGTTCAGCGAGGACAAGGAGGAGAACGACAGGTCGGCCCGTTCATCTTCCTCGTCATCGACAACATCGATGGGAGCCGTCCGCCCTAGGAGATGA